From the genome of Impatiens glandulifera chromosome 9, dImpGla2.1, whole genome shotgun sequence, one region includes:
- the LOC124915769 gene encoding agamous-like MADS-box protein AGL62, translated as MLMIVFSPGKKVFSFGHPSVEELAARFMGTHGPSSSSMGLSHETQQLVEAHRQTNIRDLNARLMEAQEQLETEKKRGEAIIQALRAGREQRWWERSIEKMSYPLL; from the coding sequence ATGTTGATGATTGTCTTCTCTCCGGGGAAGAAGGTATTCTCGTTTGGTCACCCGAGCGTCGAGGAATTGGCTGCTCGATTTATGGGAACTCATGGTCCATCCTCCTCCTCGATGGGACTTTCTCACGAGACTCAACAGCTCGTGGAGGCTCATAGGCAGACTAACATTCGGGACCTGAATGCTCGACTAATGGAGGCTCAGGAACAGTTGGAGACAGAGAAAAAGCGTGGGGAGGCAATTATCCAAGCCTTGCGTGCTGGAAGGGAGCAAAGATGGTGGGAACGTTCCATTGAGAAGATGAGCTATCCTCTACTCTAG